The genomic stretch cttcttcttctcaacccAGAAAAGGTGGTTTCAGAACCATGCCCTTTATCATAGGTACTGTCTCATTCTATCCTTAAtgttttttgtttatgtttttatatattttatgacCCTTTTGAATGTTTTCTTTGTTTGTGACAGTGAATGAGTGTTTTGAAAGAGTGGCAAGTTTTGGAATAATGCCAAACATGATATTGTACTTGAGAGATGATTATAACATGCCTATTCCTAAAGCTACTAATTTTCTTTATACTTGGTCTGCTATGTCTAATATCTTGTCCATTTTTGGTGCTTTTCTCTCTGATTCTTACTTGGGTCGCTTCAATGTCATCTTCATTGGTTCCCTCTCAAGCCTTCTTGTAAGTTCATAATCTGATTTTGGCAAATGATTCTTATCATGTTGCTCTGATCATCAGGACCGTCTTTAAGGGTGTGCCAAGTGGACTACCGCATAATCTAAAATTTGTCACAGTTAAATTATAGTAAAATAGAGCCTCTATTTATTTTGTCATGGTTAAATAACAACTAATTTATATAGGCCCTTCGAAAAATTGAGACGCCTTTGATGATGATGCTTTATTGTTTCTTATCTTCCACAGGGTTTAACCATTTTATGGTTTACTGCAATGGTCCCGGCGCTGAAACCCTCCGGTGAATCATCGTCGCTAATCCATGTCTTGGATTCTGCTACATCATCTCAACTAGCAGTTTTGTTCGTTTCCTTAGGATTGATTTCGATCGGAGCTGGTTGTGTTAGACCTTGTTCTATAGCCTTTGGAGCAGATCAATTAGCTATTAAGGAAAATTCCGATGATGGTAGGATCTTGGATAGTTACTTTAATTGGTTTTATACATCAATTGCAGTTTCAACCATTATTGCATTTAGTGTGATTGCTTACATTCAAGAAAACTTAGGATGGAAAATTGGGCTTGGAGTACCTGCTTTTCTAATGTTGATATCGGCTATCAGTTTCGTTGTTGGTTCACCGTTTTATGTCAAAGGGAGGCCGAGTGAGAGCTTACTCACTAATTTTATAAGAGTAGTTGTTGTGGCCATAAAGTACAGAAAGCATAGTCTTCCTGATCATGGCTTTGATCAGTACTGTCAAGGCCGTGATTCGGATCTGATGGTTCCTACCGATAGCCTGAGGTACTGATTATTCTCGTTCTCATCGATAAGTTATGTATATCGCAAGACGCATGAATTAACATGTTCTTCGTATGTAGGTTTTTGAACAAAGCTTGCGTAATAAGAAATCATGAGACGGACTTAAACTCAGATGGATCAGTTTCAAATCCGTGGAACCTATGCACAATAGGACAGGTGGAGTCACTGAAATCATTGCTTAGAGTTATTCCTATGTGGTCGACGGGAATCTTTATGATGGCAACTCAAACTTCATTTTCCACTCTTCAAGCCAAAACAATGAACCGAAGGTTATTCGGTAATTTCAATTTTCCTGCAGGATCGTTTAATCTTATCATGGTATTCACCTTATCAATAGTCATTCCTTCGTACGACCGTATAGCAGTACCTCTACTAGCGAAATACACAGGCCGGCCTAGAGGGTTCAGTTGTAAAGTCCGCATTGGGATAGGAATGTTGTTTATATGTGCAGCTAAAGCAATAGCAGCTATTGTCGAAACCGTGAGACGAAAGGCAGCCATTGAACAAGGGTTTGAGGACCAACCAAATGCGGTAATCAACATGTCGGCTTTATGGCTTGTTCCGGAGTTCGTTTTGCTTGGGTTGGGCGAGGCTTTCATGCCAGTTGCATTTGTTGAGTTTTTCTACACTTATTTCTCCAAGAGTATGTCGAGTTTCGCAATGGCTATTTTCACATTGGAACTAGCTGGCGGTGATGTAGTTTCGAGTATGCTTGTGAGCATTGTGGACAAGGTCAGTATCATCGGAGGAAACGAGAGCTGGTTATCGACTAACATCAACAAGGGCCATCTGAACTACCATTACGCGCTACACGCTTTCTTAGGTATGATTAACTACCTCTATTTTCTTGTTATTTGTCGGGCTTATTATAGACCCGAACACGGAGAAAAACTTGAAGCTTCAAAAGGAAAGGAGGATGATAAATTTGATTACAGGGAGTTGCATACATCATAAACCGAAGTATCTGTGTATTTCACTGTTGTATTAATACAAGTATATCTTAACTTGATAAACAAAATGGTCCTTAGTAGTATTTCTTTTCTTTAGTGGATATGAATCTGCATATAGTAACTTGTCTTATGGGTTAGAAAGTCTTGCGGTCGCGTAAAGACTTTCGCGTTTTCAGTTGGTATAGATGTTGCAATACTGATTGCGGTCGTCGTTGtgcaaattaattataatttttttcatcatAAAAACTGTGAATAATAGTATAAGTATCAACAACACCTTATGATACTGTTTTGTCGCGATAGTTTTCGCGGTACTTAACAAAACGTTTTTTGATCATTTTTCACGATGTACttgattattattaatgaaaaatcAGTCAGATGATTTTCATAAATTCTAAGAATTTTATGCCGAAATTAAAAACGCAGTTTGACACTTCCATTAAAATTTTACACGCCGATAATGCTCATGAATATATGACATTCCAATTTTAATCTTTTTTAACATCACAGGAGATTATTTATCAATCATTATGTGCTTACACACCATAACAAAATGGTGTCGCTGAACAAAAGAATAGTCATTTAGTTGAAAATGCACAGACTCTTTTACTTCACCACAATGTCCCTTCTCGTTTTTAGAGTGATGCTCTTCTCACAGCTTGTCACCTTATCAACTGAATGCCTTCATCGGTCCTTCAAGATCGGATTACATACTCTATCTTGAATTTGCGATATGATCTCTACCCCTTCCTCTGCGCGTCTTTGGTTGCACGTGCTTTATTCACGACCTGAGTCCAAGTAAAGACAAACTTCCTGCCAGATCTCTCAAATGCATTTTTCTAGGCTATTCGCGTATACAAAAATGATATCATTGTTTTTGTTCCCAACTTTAACGATACATTGTTTCTTCCGATGTCACATTCTTTGAAACTTCCCCATTCTTCTTTGCCTCTTTGTCACCTAATGATAATTGTACTTCAGATGTTCAAGATATCCCTTCCATCATCCCCACATTCATTATATCCATTAGAGTTCCATTGCTGGTATACGCGTGATGGAAACCTCATGCGTTCAGGTAAGTGATGATATTGATCCATCAACACCATCACTTGCTCCAACCGCTCCTCTACTTACGTCGGCTAAACTTGA from Vicia villosa cultivar HV-30 ecotype Madison, WI linkage group LG4, Vvil1.0, whole genome shotgun sequence encodes the following:
- the LOC131600434 gene encoding protein NRT1/ PTR FAMILY 1.2-like isoform X2 — encoded protein: MEYTNLDATNEKLIQNDISSSSSSSSQPRKGGFRTMPFIIVNECFERVASFGIMPNMILYLRDDYNMPIPKATNFLYTWSAMSNILSIFGAFLSDSYLGRFNVIFIGSLSSLLGLTILWFTAMVPALKPSGESSSLIHVLDSATSSQLAVLFVSLGLISIGAGCVRPCSIAFGADQLAIKENSDDGWKIGLGVPAFLMLISAISFVVGSPFYVKGRPSESLLTNFIRVVVVAIKYRKHSLPDHGFDQYCQGRDSDLMVPTDSLRFLNKACVIRNHETDLNSDGSVSNPWNLCTIGQVESLKSLLRVIPMWSTGIFMMATQTSFSTLQAKTMNRRLFGNFNFPAGSFNLIMVFTLSIVIPSYDRIAVPLLAKYTGRPRGFSCKVRIGIGMLFICAAKAIAAIVETVRRKAAIEQGFEDQPNAVINMSALWLVPEFVLLGLGEAFMPVAFVEFFYTYFSKSMSSFAMAIFTLELAGGDVVSSMLVSIVDKVSIIGGNESWLSTNINKGHLNYHYALHAFLGMINYLYFLVICRAYYRPEHGEKLEASKGKEDDKFDYRELHTS
- the LOC131600434 gene encoding protein NRT1/ PTR FAMILY 1.2-like isoform X1, yielding MEYTNLDATNEKLIQNDISSSSSSSSQPRKGGFRTMPFIIVNECFERVASFGIMPNMILYLRDDYNMPIPKATNFLYTWSAMSNILSIFGAFLSDSYLGRFNVIFIGSLSSLLGLTILWFTAMVPALKPSGESSSLIHVLDSATSSQLAVLFVSLGLISIGAGCVRPCSIAFGADQLAIKENSDDGRILDSYFNWFYTSIAVSTIIAFSVIAYIQENLGWKIGLGVPAFLMLISAISFVVGSPFYVKGRPSESLLTNFIRVVVVAIKYRKHSLPDHGFDQYCQGRDSDLMVPTDSLRFLNKACVIRNHETDLNSDGSVSNPWNLCTIGQVESLKSLLRVIPMWSTGIFMMATQTSFSTLQAKTMNRRLFGNFNFPAGSFNLIMVFTLSIVIPSYDRIAVPLLAKYTGRPRGFSCKVRIGIGMLFICAAKAIAAIVETVRRKAAIEQGFEDQPNAVINMSALWLVPEFVLLGLGEAFMPVAFVEFFYTYFSKSMSSFAMAIFTLELAGGDVVSSMLVSIVDKVSIIGGNESWLSTNINKGHLNYHYALHAFLGMINYLYFLVICRAYYRPEHGEKLEASKGKEDDKFDYRELHTS